The proteins below are encoded in one region of Helianthus annuus cultivar XRQ/B chromosome 2, HanXRQr2.0-SUNRISE, whole genome shotgun sequence:
- the LOC118485508 gene encoding myosin-6-like, which translates to MLKRIAEFEKSKAAFDEERAKFEADKKAEEWGREGLQKKLHNVEEQLAKEKAEFKRICAQDNERAYAARQKIVDLEAKVADLTSKVEEAHGEKAAKQQMEVELSEAKVQLSSKDRDLHAKDAEIAELKRRLNEQIDRCESLEIDLEAERVKAATAEEVANSILNAGELDRAVAALTDAARAVGHRGGYLECANHVEQMLGQEFDVSHCSVTEHADAALAHAENSYDNLTLPIMDLVVESLKKDDWCQRLKAVLDPPVTVELSDEEPAGDDGGDGDDNGNDDDGEDDGDDDGDRRDE; encoded by the exons ATGTTAAAACGCATTGCTGAGTTTGAAAAGTCCAAGGCTGCTTTTGATGAGGAGAGAGCCAAATTTGAAGCCGATAAGAAGGCCGAAGAATGGGGCCGCGAGGGCCTGCAAAAGAAACTCCACAATGTTGAGGAGCAACTcgccaaggagaaggccgagttcaaACGTATCTGCGCCCAAGACAACGAGCGCGCCTACGCGGCTCGACAGAAGATTGTTGATCTTGAGGCTAAAGTTGCTGATTTGACATCGAAGGTAGAGGAGGCGCATGGAGAGAAAgctgccaagcagcagatggag GTTGAGTTATCTGAGGCCAAGGTGCAGCTGTCCAGCAAGGACAGAGATCTCCACGCCAAGGACGCTGAGATTGCGGAGCTCAAACGTCGCTTGAACGAGCAAATCGACAGATGTGAGTCGTTGGAGATCGACCTGGAGGCCGAGAGGGTTAAGGCTGCTACCGCTGAGGAG gttgccaactccatctTAAATGCTGGCGAGCTAGATCGTGCCGTTGCTGCTCTCACGGATGCGGCGCGTGCGGTGGGTCATCGAGGAGGTTACTTGGAATGTGCCAATCACGTTGAGCAGATGCTAGGGCAGGAATTTGATGTAAGCCATTGCTCGGTGACTGAACATGCTGATGCTGCGCTTGCACATGCTGAAAACTCGTATGACAACCTTACCTTGCCTATCATGGATCTGGTTGTGGAATCTTTGAAGAAAGACGACTGGTGTCAGCGTCTTAAAGCAGTCCTCGATCCACCAGTTACCGTCGAATTATCCGATGAAGAACCAGCTGGTGATGATGGTGGAGATGGTGATGATAATGGCAACGATGACGATGGTGAGGATGAcggagatgatgatggtgatcgaCGCGATGAATAG